A genomic stretch from Mya arenaria isolate MELC-2E11 chromosome 10, ASM2691426v1 includes:
- the LOC128205135 gene encoding receptor-binding cancer antigen expressed on SiSo cells-like, with the protein MIKVVWNVVKKIFSVIFLLLSPLKRLWCRRKRRTSDTILPLTNHYPSVENLNANYSALNGSSQGGEDLTAWDQWDDQQQQQYNERVRSVEEYRQRQLLQQQQSQEEMPEPDYFQDMIPDYKKQKKVLIKKREENSVNTGSISSKLAMSTDVPLMQSSELASWEEQDNAWDEDNDTELGWEADNVIREKRKQDRQQRQLENQKRNREREQQRQAKSHSNLAAVRLS; encoded by the exons ATGATCAAGGTGGTTTGGAATGTTGTCAAGAAAATCTTTAGTGTCATTTTTCTCCTGCTGTCACCTCTTAAGCGCCTATGGTGTCGGCGTAAAAGGCGGACGTCAGACACAATTCTGCCTTTGACCAACCATTATCCATCTGTAGAAAACCTGAATGCAAATTACTCAGCTTTGAATGGATCTAGTCAG GGTGGAGAAGATTTGACTGCCTGGGACCAGTGGGATGAccagcaacagcagcagtacAATGAGCGTGTGAGGTCTGTGGAGGAATATCGTCAACGGCAACTGTTGCAACAGCAACAATCCCAAGAGGAGATGCCGGAACCGGACTACTTTCAAGACATGATCCCAGAttataaaaagcagaaaaag GTATTAATCAAGAAGAGAGAGGAGAACAGTGTGAACACAGGGTCAATCTCCAGCAAACTGGCCATGTCAACAGATGTTCCTTTAATGCAG TCATCAGAGCTGGCCAGCTGGGAGGAGCAGGACAATGCTTGGGATGAGGACAATGATACCGAGCTAGGCTGGGAGGCTGACAATGTGATCCGGGAGAAACGGAAACAGGACAGACAACAGCGGCAATTAGAGAACCAGAAGCGAAACAGGGAGCGGGAACAGCAGAGGCAGGCAAAATCACATTCCAATTTAGCGGCTGTGAGACTATCGTGA
- the LOC128206361 gene encoding protein LKAAEAR1-like, translated as MADDDGGKFKVRNKKKITERDLKKMAPQQRSKYMAYEDPPKEIVENQINAAKRLIEQKKQYQKDNAPPSDEQIVEREKHEKLIGQLKAAEARNRLRIMRLRYQSSRAQEIGHLIACQPTALKAVRLQALVPSYPNEKDRGDSLEKLDRERIEALLEDNKGLLINRIN; from the exons atgGCT GACGATGATGGTGGAAAGTTTAAagtaagaaataaaaagaaaataacagaGCGGGACTTGAAAAAGATGGCCCCACAACAGAGAAGCAAGTACATGGCT tatGAAGACCCACCAAAGGAAATTGTTGAAAACCAAATTAATGCAGCCAAACGTTTAATTGAGCAAAAGAAGCAATACCAAAA AGATAATGCTCCACCATCAGATGAACAAATTGTTGAGAGGGAAAAGCATGAAAAACTTATTGGTCAGCTGAA agCTGCAGAGGCTAGAAACAGATTAAGAATTATGCGTCTGCGTTACCAGTCCAGCAGA GCGCAGGAGATTGGTCACCTGATAGCCTGCCAGCCGACGGCCTTGAAAGCGGTGAGGCTTCAGGCACTTGTCCCCTCATACCCTAACGAGAAGGACCGCGGAGATTCCCTCGAAAAACTTGAT CGTGAGAGAATTGAAGCCCTTCTAGAAGACAATAAAGGCTTGCTTATCAACAGAATCAACTGA